AATGAGGTTACCCATGCCATGCTCTTTTGCCTTGGCTCTTACGTAGATAAAAGGCAGTTTCAGCTGGTCAGCTACCAGTGCACCCAAAGGGATCCCGCCGGTGGCTACACCTGCCAGCACAGCTGCTTCAGGAAATGTTTCAAATACCACATTGCAGAGCTCCGATTTCACGTAGTCGCGAACATAAGGGTAAGAGAGGATTTTGCGATTGTCGCAATAGATAGGTGATTTCCAACCGGATGCCCAGGTGAAGGGGGCTGCCGGGCTTAACTTTACGGCTTGTATCTGGAGCAGTTTTTCTGCTACCTGTTTTTCGCTGATCTTACTCATAGTTCGCAAAATTGCGTAATTATACCGAACAGCGTAAAACTTTTTGTCTACTTTTTAGACATATTTTGTTAATAAATCCGCAACATATGGGTATCTGTATGCTTTGAATGCAACTTTTTCAGACAAATCTTACCCTCACATCTTTATTCCCCCCTTTCCCCTATTTTTGCCCCATGCAAAAGGATACCGTTATTTACCTCAACGAACACCCGCTGTTCATCCTTGCCACCCACCAGGCCATACCAGCCCAATACAAGGAAGCAGCCCTGTTCCCGGAACCAGATACAAACACAATCGAAGCAACCCTTCAGGCATTAGAAACAGGAAAATCCCCTGCCGCCATCTTCATTCACCCGGACCCGCATGAACTGCTGGAAACCATCAAAAGCTACTTCACCATACTCGTCGCCGGCGGTGGCCTCATCACCAACCAGGAAGAAGAAGTACTCATGATGTTCAGAAATGACAAATGGGACCTGCCAAAAGGGAAACTCGACGAAGGAGAAAGTCTCGAAACCTGTGCACTAAGAGAAGTAAGGGAAGAAACCGGCCTTCATAACGTGCACATCGAACATAAAATCACCGAAACCTTCCATTATTATACCTACAAGGAAAAGAAAATACTTAAACACACCTACTGGTATAAAATGAAATTTACCGGTACAGAACTCACCATCCCGCAAATCGAAGAAGGGATTGTCGATATTCAATGGATCAAACCGGAACATCTGGGTAAATACCTGAAATTCTCTTATCTGAATATTGAAGCTGTGTTCAAACAGGAAGGTTATGCTGTATAAATAACAAAGACGGGTTTAAAACCCGTCTTTGTTATTTCCTATCTCTGATCGCCACCGTCAGGCGGCTTACACATATTAACTTATTGTGTTCATCACATATCCTGATGTCCCATACATGCGAGCTACCCCCCAGATGCAATGGCCTCGCTATTGCATGCACATACCCCTCTTTTATCCCCCTGATATGGTTCGCATTGATCTCCTGCCCTACCACAAACTGCTTTTCAGGATCAATGATCAGTGCAGAAGCCACACTTCCCACCGTTTCTGCCAGCGCTACAGAAGCACCTCCATGCAATAAACCGTATGGCTGACGCGTACGCTCATTCACCGGCATCATCATCCGCAGGTAGTCAGGCCCAATTTCTGTAAACTCCATTCCAAGAAAGGTCGCCATCGTATTCGCCCCATTCTCATTCAACTGGTCCAGGGATATATTTAAAGAACGCCAGATCGGTTTCATTGCTATGCTGATTAATAGTTAAGGTTTAATATGTTTTAACACCTGCTCAGGCAATAACGGCGTTGCATCGCCACCATACTTCAGCACATCCCGTACCAACGAAGATGCAATCGTTGAGTATTTCGGTGTACAACTCAAAAATACGGTCTCCAGCTTATTATCCATCATCCTGTTCACGTCTGCAATCGCCTTTTCATATTCAAAATCCACCACCCCACGAATCCCCCTCAATATAAAACGGGCGCCGGTCTCCTCGCAGAACTTTGCCGTCAACCCGGCATAAGTGAGCACTTTCACCTTCGGGGTGTGGGCATAAATATCCCTGATCCACTGCATACGTTGTTCAAGGCTGAACATAGGTGTCTTACTGGAATTAGTGCCGATACCGATCACAATCTCATCAAACAGGTCCAGGGCACGATCTATAATATCAGTATGGCCCAATGTAATGGGGTCAAAACTACCTGGAAATAAAGCAATGCGTTGCATGTTGTAATTATTTCTTCAGTTCCGGCCGGTTGATGAAGATAGAGAAAATGGTAGTACCATAGTTCCTT
This window of the Chitinophaga sancti genome carries:
- the pyrE gene encoding orotate phosphoribosyltransferase — protein: MSKISEKQVAEKLLQIQAVKLSPAAPFTWASGWKSPIYCDNRKILSYPYVRDYVKSELCNVVFETFPEAAVLAGVATGGIPLGALVADQLKLPFIYVRAKAKEHGMGNLIEGVLQPGQPVVVVEDLISTGKSSLEAVNAIRAAGGEVIGMVSIFNYGFDVAVKAFEAAGVPYYSLSNYGALIELAVEKGVVSGDDLALLEAWRSAPDQWTGK
- a CDS encoding NUDIX hydrolase; protein product: MQKDTVIYLNEHPLFILATHQAIPAQYKEAALFPEPDTNTIEATLQALETGKSPAAIFIHPDPHELLETIKSYFTILVAGGGLITNQEEEVLMMFRNDKWDLPKGKLDEGESLETCALREVREETGLHNVHIEHKITETFHYYTYKEKKILKHTYWYKMKFTGTELTIPQIEEGIVDIQWIKPEHLGKYLKFSYLNIEAVFKQEGYAV
- a CDS encoding hotdog fold thioesterase, which codes for MKPIWRSLNISLDQLNENGANTMATFLGMEFTEIGPDYLRMMMPVNERTRQPYGLLHGGASVALAETVGSVASALIIDPEKQFVVGQEINANHIRGIKEGYVHAIARPLHLGGSSHVWDIRICDEHNKLICVSRLTVAIRDRK
- the coaD gene encoding pantetheine-phosphate adenylyltransferase produces the protein MQRIALFPGSFDPITLGHTDIIDRALDLFDEIVIGIGTNSSKTPMFSLEQRMQWIRDIYAHTPKVKVLTYAGLTAKFCEETGARFILRGIRGVVDFEYEKAIADVNRMMDNKLETVFLSCTPKYSTIASSLVRDVLKYGGDATPLLPEQVLKHIKP